The sequence ACCGAAAGAGGCCCGCATCGTCACAAGAAGTGGCACAAGTACTATTATCGCACACATTTCGGAGAAGGGAAGGGGCTATTTCGAGGCAGTGCGGGGATTTGCGGCAGCGCGGAACAAGGTGCGCATGACCCGGTACGAATCACGGATCTTGCGGAAGTGGGAGGACGGGTTGCCCGATTCGTAGATCGTGCGGACCGGAATCGAGACAACGCGGCGCCCGTCGCGTATGGCCTTAAGCAGGATGGCCATTTCGGTTTCGTAACGGCCGCCGGGCACGGTGCGAAGCACCTCCTCCGCAAGGCTTCGAGAGAGGATGCGAAAGCCCGATTGCGTGTCTTTGAGACCGGGGCCAAGCAGGCGGCGCAACAGGGCTGCGCTGACGCGATTGCCGAAGCGGCTGCGCCAGGGCACCTGCGCGCGGTCGAACGTGCGCGCCCCTATGACAAGGTCGGCCGCATCTTCCAAGAACGCCGCGAAGAGGCGCGGCAATTCGGCCGGGTCATGCTGTCCGTCCGCGTCCACGACGCATATGGCCTCGATGGACGGTTCTTGAAGCGCCTCGGCAAAACCCGCAAGCAATGCATGGCCCTTGCCGCGGTTGCGCGGGAAGGCGACCACTTCCGCGGACAGGCCATGCAGCGTAGTGAGCGCGTCATCCGTGCTTCCGTCGTCCACAACAATGACATGGTCCAGGGCGCCGCTCAAGCGTTC is a genomic window of Candidatus Hydrogenedentota bacterium containing:
- a CDS encoding glycosyltransferase family 2 protein — translated: MAGHTQDLAERMRRTVACVVPCYNAGKRVRPVVERLSGALDHVIVVDDGSTDDALTTLHGLSAEVVAFPRNRGKGHALLAGFAEALQEPSIEAICVVDADGQHDPAELPRLFAAFLEDAADLVIGARTFDRAQVPWRSRFGNRVSAALLRRLLGPGLKDTQSGFRILSRSLAEEVLRTVPGGRYETEMAILLKAIRDGRRVVSIPVRTIYESGNPSSHFRKIRDSYRVMRTLFRAAANPRTASK